The genomic stretch CAAGCTCATGTCCGTTTAGACCTGTTTTATCTGCAATTTGGATTAACTCAGACGGAGTTTCTCGTGAAAATTTCCCTTTTCCGCCACAAATATAAAGTCCAAGTGATTGAGAATTGGGATTAATAGAACGCTTCAAAGCTCCCATCACCGAGGTAGTTATTCCTGAAGAATGCCAGTCCATCCCCATCACCGCTCCAAAACTTTGAAACCAAAACGGATCTGCCAGCCTACGAAGTACCTCATCTTTACCATAATCCGACAGAATGGCTTCAACAATGGAAAGGCCAAGAATAGACATACGCTCATACAGCCATGGCGGTACTTTGCCATAGTGAAGGGGTAAATCTGCAGTTCCTGAACGTTTCATTTTTCAATTTTGGAGAAACAAAGTTAGGTTTAATATTCCAAATGCATACTGATCTGAGTCAATAAAAATACGCCTCAAAATTGGTCACGTATTCTTTATTTATGCGAATGAAAGACTAAAGTTCCATGTTTTTGATCGTCAAACTTTTCATTGAAAATAATTTTATTTCCAAAAGGATCATGTACTGTAAAAGAAATAGCATCATAGAACGTTTTTTCAAGACCAGGCCGATTGTATTTGTAGTTTTTATCAATGAGTTCCTGATGATATGCTGCAATACCTTCACCCCAGATAAAAATACTGCTTCCGGGACTCGCATCTCCATGATGTTCACTCAAGTGAAGGATAATATTTTCTTTTTTCACTTCCATATAAACAGGCATATTTTCTTCAAAACGATGCTCCCAAGCTATTTCAAAGCCTAGCCAATGTATGTAAAATTCAAGGGTTTTCTGATAATCAAAAATCCTGAGTACAGGGATAATGTGTTCTGCTTTCATAATTATTACAGGATTTACATAAGAAACAAAAAAAGGTTCCCGCTAAAGCCGGATGATAAATTTCTTTTTATGAAAGCGGACTAAAGTCCACTCCTACCGAATTCTATTCTTTATTTTTATTGATGAGAAAGAATATTAATGACTTTTCCAAATGGATCTTTTACAAAAAAGCGACGTACTCCCCAATCTTCATTAGTAATATCATAAACCACCTTAAAGCCTGCCTTTTTCATTTTCTCATAGATTTCATCCACATTATCAACTTCTATAGACAGGTCGGGAACTTCTGTCTCATTACCTCCTTGCTGGGCAAAACTGATCTGAACTTTTGCATCTTCATCAGTCCCTAATGTTTGAATCCAGCCATGATCCATCAAAATATCAAGTTCCAAAATATCCTGATAAAACTGATTTCCTTTTGTAAGATCATCCGTTTTTATATTGGCTACAATTCTTTTTACCATTTTGATCTTTATTAATAAAAAAGCTCTGTGAAAATACTTAAATTTTTCCAGAGCCTTGTCTATTTTGATTGTTAATTTATATTTTAAAGTGATGAAGCTGCTTCTAAAATCAATTGCGTAACTTCATCTGGATGTGAAGCTAATGAAGCATGCCCTGCATCCAGAGTAATTATTTTCTTAGGCTGAATACGTTCTGCCATTTCTTTTTCTGTTTCTGCAGGAATCATACGGTCATTGGATGAAATCTGATACCAACTTGGTTTTGTTTTCCATGCCGGCTCTCCCGCTTCATCTCCGAAACACTGTCCATGGATAGGTTTTTGAGACAATGCCATGACCAAAGCTTTATCATCATCCAGATCCTGACAGAAAGCTGACTGAAATTCATCATATTTGATCCATAAAAAACCTTTACTATCCGGATAAATACTTGCTCCACCCGGAGATTCTCTTCTTCCTAAAAGAGCTCCTAAACTATCACCTGCATCTGGTGCAAAGGCAGCAATATATACCAATCCAACTACTTTATCATGGTTCCCGGCTCCTGAAATAACTGCGCCACCATAAGAATGTCCTACTAAAAGAGCATGCCCTTCCTGAGCGTCAATAAGATCTTTTGTTTTATCAATATCGTTCTGTAATGAAGTAAGAGGGTTTTGAACACTTCTCACTTTATATCCTGCTTTTACCAGAGAAGGAATAATGTATTGCCAATGAGATCCGTCTCCCCAAGCACCGTGTACTAAAATAATGGTTAAATCTTTTTGTTCCATAATGATAAGTATTAAAGTTTGATCATGATAAAGCTACCAACTAAAATATCATCAGGCGTTAACTTAAGTTAATTTACGATCCTACTTCGGATCCGGCTCAAAGATTGTTCTGTCACCCCAAGATAACTGGCTATATGTTTCTGTGCAATTTTCTGAAAAAGAAGAGGTTGCTTTTTTAAAAGATTTAAATATCTGTTTTCCGGAGAAAGACATAGCAGGTCATCAATTCTTTTTTTGGCATCCAGATAAATCTTCTCACTCATCATTCTTCCGAATTTCTGCCAATACGCTTCTTTCTGATATAATGCCTGCAGATGCTCTTTGCTCAACAGTAAGATTTCACAATTTTCTAATGCCTGGATATTCATATTGGATACGGTATCACAAAGTATGCTTTCATAATCAGTAAAGAATTCATTCTCAAAATAGAATCCGAAATTGATTTCTCTGCCTTGATCGTTAATATAAAAGCTTCTGATAGTTCCTTTCTTGATAAAACCCAAATATTTACATTTTTCCCCTTGCTTGAGGAAAAAATCTGACTTTAAAAGTAAAATATCTTTAAGAAGGGTATAAAATTCATCAAAATGTTCCTGATCCACCTGAAAGAGTTCACCATATTTTTCGTAAAGTTTTGTCATCATATATTGTGTATTGTGCATTCTGGATTAAAAAAAGCCTTGCAAAATCAGTTTCACAAGGCTTTTTACAAAAATTATCTCTACTAATTGTTTAATGCTGCAAGAGCGGCATCATAATTAGGCTCATTGGCAATTTCTGAAACCTGTTCAGTGTAAACCACTTTATTGTTTTCATCTGTAACGATTACAGCACGGCTTAATAAACCTTTCAATGGAGAATCTGTGATTGTTACTTCATAATCATCTCCAAAGCTGCTTCTGAAATCCGAAAGGGTTTCAACGTTGTTCAATCCTTCTGCTGCACAGAATCTTCCTAATGCAAACGGAAGATCTTTAGAAACGTTGATTATTACAGTATTGTCAAGTTTTGAAGCTTCTTCATTGAATTTTCTACTGGAAGCCGCACACGTAGGTGTATCAATACTTGGGAAAATATTGAATACCTTTTTCTTTCCTTCAAATGTTTCCAGTGTCTTTACAGCTAATCCTGAATCTACCAATGCAAAATCTTTAACAATGGTTCCTACTAATGGTAATGTTCCTATTGTGTGTACTTCGTTTCCTTTTAAAGTGATTGTCGTTGACATAATATTTATTTTTTTAGTTTTTCAAATGTAATCAAAATAGAAAATTTTTCTGTCTAATATAAGGTTAAATTAATCTTAAAGTGAAAATAAAATACTTTAGTCTGTCCATCAGTTTTTTAAGCAATTCCCCTTTGGCTTCAACTCTCAAAAACTCCAAAGTTGAATTTATGATCAATTTTAACGCAACCGAAGAAAATACAATTGCTCCACTATAAAAACGAAAAGAAGCTTTTTGCCTCTTTTTTTATTTAAAAATTCCCTAAAAAAACAATCATATTTAGTAAATTTGTAGGACTTTAATTTCAAATAATAAATAACAGTATAATGTCAGAAAAATCAAAAATTTACTACACATTAACGGATGAAGCACCAATGCTGGCTACCCACTCGTTTTTACCTATTGTAAAAGCTTTCACTAAATCAGCAAATATCGAGATCGCTGTTCCGGATATTTCCCTGGCAGGCAGAATCTTGGCTAACTTCCCTGAATTTTTAAAGGATGATCAAAAGATTGGTGATGCTTTAGCAGAATTAGGAGAATTAGCAACTCAACCAGACGCTAACATCATCAAATTACCTAATATTTCTGCTTCTGTTCCTCAATTAGATGCAGCTATTGCTGAATTACAAGGAAAAGGTTTCGCAGTACCTAACTATCCTGCAGAGCCTAAAAATGATGACGAGAAAGCAATTAAAGCTAAATATGCCAAGGTTTTAGGAAGTGCTGTAAACCCTGTATTAAGAGAAGGAAACTCTGACAGACGTGCTCCAAAAGCTGTTAAAAACTATGCAAAAGCAAACCCTCATAGAATGGGTGACTGGGCATCTGACAGTAAAACTGACGTAGCACACATGAACAATGGTGATTTCTACGGAACAGAAACTTCTACAACGCTAGAAAATGCTACAAAATACAGAATCGTATTTAAAGGAAATGATGGGGAAACAGTATTGAAAGACTTTGCAGGTCTTCAGGCTGGTGAAGTGATTGATTCTTCTGTAATGAACCTTAATGCTTTGAAAGTATTTGTTCAGGAAGCTATTGAAGAAGCTAAAAAAAGAAATGTACTTCTTTCTGCTCACCTTAAAGCTACGATGATGAAAATCTCTGACCCTATTATTTTCGGGGCTATCGTAGAAACTTTCTTTAAAGAAGTATTTACTAAATATGCTGAGACTTTCAAGTCTTTAGATATTAATCCAAATAACGGTCTTGCTGATCTTTTCGAAAAAATCAAAGGAAATGCTCAGGAAGCTGACATTAAAGCTGATATTGATAAAGCATTAGCTGAAGGACCAAGAGTGGCAATGGTAAATTCAGACAAAGGAATTACCAACTTCCACGTGCCTTCTGATATTATCGTTGATGCCTCTATGGCTGCTCTTGTAAGAGGTGGAGGTAAGATGTGGAATAAAGACGGAAACGAAGAAGATACCGTTTGTATCATTCCGGACCGTTCTTATGCAGGTTTCTATCAATCTGTAATTGATGATATGAAAGCTCACGGAAAACTGGACCCAACCACTATGGGATCTGTTCCAAACGTTGGTTTAATGGCTCAAAAAGCTGAGGAATATGGCTCTCACGATAAAACATTCCAATTGTCTTCTGAAGGAACTGTAGAGATTCAGGATGAGGCTGGAAATGTTCTTCTTTCTCAGAAAGTAGAAAAAGGAGATATCTTCAGAATGTGTCAAACTAAAGATGCTCCTATCCAGGACTGGGTAAAATTAGCAGTAAACAGAGCCAGACTTTCTGATACTCCGGCTATTTTCTGGCTAGACAAAGGAAGAGCTCACGACAGAGAGATTATCAAAAAAGTAGAAAAATATCTTGCTGATCACGATACTACCGGTCTTGATATCAGAATTCTTGATGTAAAAGACGCCATGACTGAAACACTTAAGAGAGCAAGA from Chryseobacterium indologenes encodes the following:
- a CDS encoding glyoxalase superfamily protein, producing the protein MKAEHIIPVLRIFDYQKTLEFYIHWLGFEIAWEHRFEENMPVYMEVKKENIILHLSEHHGDASPGSSIFIWGEGIAAYHQELIDKNYKYNRPGLEKTFYDAISFTVHDPFGNKIIFNEKFDDQKHGTLVFHSHK
- a CDS encoding VOC family protein; translated protein: MVKRIVANIKTDDLTKGNQFYQDILELDILMDHGWIQTLGTDEDAKVQISFAQQGGNETEVPDLSIEVDNVDEIYEKMKKAGFKVVYDITNEDWGVRRFFVKDPFGKVINILSHQ
- a CDS encoding alpha/beta hydrolase, with product MEQKDLTIILVHGAWGDGSHWQYIIPSLVKAGYKVRSVQNPLTSLQNDIDKTKDLIDAQEGHALLVGHSYGGAVISGAGNHDKVVGLVYIAAFAPDAGDSLGALLGRRESPGGASIYPDSKGFLWIKYDEFQSAFCQDLDDDKALVMALSQKPIHGQCFGDEAGEPAWKTKPSWYQISSNDRMIPAETEKEMAERIQPKKIITLDAGHASLASHPDEVTQLILEAASSL
- a CDS encoding Crp/Fnr family transcriptional regulator, whose amino-acid sequence is MMTKLYEKYGELFQVDQEHFDEFYTLLKDILLLKSDFFLKQGEKCKYLGFIKKGTIRSFYINDQGREINFGFYFENEFFTDYESILCDTVSNMNIQALENCEILLLSKEHLQALYQKEAYWQKFGRMMSEKIYLDAKKRIDDLLCLSPENRYLNLLKKQPLLFQKIAQKHIASYLGVTEQSLSRIRSRIVN
- the tpx gene encoding thiol peroxidase — encoded protein: MSTTITLKGNEVHTIGTLPLVGTIVKDFALVDSGLAVKTLETFEGKKKVFNIFPSIDTPTCAASSRKFNEEASKLDNTVIINVSKDLPFALGRFCAAEGLNNVETLSDFRSSFGDDYEVTITDSPLKGLLSRAVIVTDENNKVVYTEQVSEIANEPNYDAALAALNN
- a CDS encoding NADP-dependent isocitrate dehydrogenase; translated protein: MSEKSKIYYTLTDEAPMLATHSFLPIVKAFTKSANIEIAVPDISLAGRILANFPEFLKDDQKIGDALAELGELATQPDANIIKLPNISASVPQLDAAIAELQGKGFAVPNYPAEPKNDDEKAIKAKYAKVLGSAVNPVLREGNSDRRAPKAVKNYAKANPHRMGDWASDSKTDVAHMNNGDFYGTETSTTLENATKYRIVFKGNDGETVLKDFAGLQAGEVIDSSVMNLNALKVFVQEAIEEAKKRNVLLSAHLKATMMKISDPIIFGAIVETFFKEVFTKYAETFKSLDINPNNGLADLFEKIKGNAQEADIKADIDKALAEGPRVAMVNSDKGITNFHVPSDIIVDASMAALVRGGGKMWNKDGNEEDTVCIIPDRSYAGFYQSVIDDMKAHGKLDPTTMGSVPNVGLMAQKAEEYGSHDKTFQLSSEGTVEIQDEAGNVLLSQKVEKGDIFRMCQTKDAPIQDWVKLAVNRARLSDTPAIFWLDKGRAHDREIIKKVEKYLADHDTTGLDIRILDVKDAMTETLKRAREGKDTISVSGNVLRDYLTDLFPILELGTSAKMLSIVPLMNGGGLFETGAGGSAPKHIEQFLEEGYLRWDSLGEFLALQASLEHLAQTQGNTKSQVLADALDEANAKFLATDKSPARKVGQIDNRGSHFYLAMYWAEALANQTADAELAAQFAPVAAAMKENEEVINAELIGAQGKPQNIEGYYKTDTYKTYAAMRPSTVLNEIIDGI